From Ostrinia nubilalis chromosome 25, ilOstNubi1.1, whole genome shotgun sequence, a single genomic window includes:
- the LOC135084294 gene encoding zinc finger and SCAN domain-containing protein 10-like, which yields MESICRLCCSTKFVNNNLFDEENALYLKMELYLPFKVKKMDRLPQKVCDRCSCKVNDLYQFCNEAIEAQDRLREMMRHVETNLNDSVDLTLTKQETIAPSPAACSRREQGTQTELATEPTQSSNKPNVEVQIKVEPTSLSPSEVKSENKEEMEVESNNHFDNPVDLPTDNSDDNVSLISLKKKKRGRKPNANGEAKRGRKKKPKDWEQLINTLPNDTAVTMVEKPTVPIPMDVMKEEVVFGYKEEAPDLLVKREPNEDMYQCCICFMQCFNRNDMLQHYREHVDASEAWGAPPPAPPPPDQQPLRCVRCRKVVEPEEWAAHWQRHWERDRRPYTCALCEKTFRDPHQILKHGQTHKSGEALSNTQELTKRFVCDLCPESFVYMRYLLAHRARAHPEAAARALTLRCAVCARAFAHLNSLRRHLRAHSGERNHLCNVCGKALTSREHLKFHIRIHTGYKPNVCK from the exons atggagTCAATTTGTAGATTGTGTTGTTCTACAAAATTcgtaaacaataatttatttgatgagGAAAATGCTCTGTACCTGAAAATGGAATTATACTTGCCGTTTAAA GTGAAAAAAATGGACCGGCTGCCACAGAAGGTCTGTGATCGCTGCAGTTGCAAAGTGAACGATTTGTACCAGTTCTGTAACGAAGCAATTGAAGCCCAGGACAG GTTACGAGAGATGATGCGGCATGTGGAGACAAACCTAAATGATTCAGTAGATCTCACACTTACTAAACAAGAAACTATTGCACCCTCACCTGCTGCCTGTAGTAGGCGAGAGCAGGGCACACAGACAGAACTGGCGACGGAACCCACACAATCATCAAATAAACCCAATGTAGAAGTCCAAATTAAAGTTGAACCGACATCATTATCACCATCAGAGGTAAAATCAGAGAATAAAGAAGAAATGGAAGTTGAATCTAACAATCATTTTGATAATCCTGTTGATCTTCCTACTGACAATAGTGATGATAATGTTTCCCTTATATCactgaagaaaaagaaacgagGTCGCAAACCAAATGCTAATGGAGAGGCTAAACGAGGAAGAAAAAAGAAACCAAAAGATTGGGAGCAGCTAATAAACACTTTGCCCAATGATACTGCTGTCACAATGGTGGAGAAACCAACAGTACCAATACCTATGGATGTAATGAAGGAAGAGGTAGTCTTTGGCTACAAGGAGGAGGCCCCAGACCTTCTGGTGAAGCGAGAGCCCAATGAGGACATGTACCAGTGTTGCATTTGCTTCATGCAATGCTTTAACAGGAATGACATGTTACAACACTATAG GGAGCACGTGGACGCGTCGGAGGCGTggggcgcgccgccgcccgcgccgccgccgcccgaccAGCAACCGCTGCGCTGCGTGCGGTGCCGCAAG GTGGTGGAGCCGGAGGAGTGGGCGGCGCACTGGCAGCGGCACTGGGAGCGCGACCGCCGGCCCTACACGTGCGCGCTCTGCGAGAAGACCTTCCGCGACCCGCACCAGATCCTCAAGCACG GTCAGACGCACAAGTCGGGCGAGGCGCTGTCCAACACGCAGGAGCTCACCAAGCGGTTCGTGTGCGACCTCTGTCCCGAGAGCTTCGTCTACATGAG GTACCTGCTGGCGCACCGCGCGCGCGCGCACCCggaggcggcggcgcgcgcgctgacGCTGCGCTGCGCggtgtgcgcgcgcgccttcgCGCACCTCAACTCGCTGCGCCGCCATCTGCGCGCGCACTCGGGCGAGCGCAACCACCTCTGCAACGTGTGCGGCAAGGCGCTCACCTCGCGCGAGCACCTCAAGTTCCACATCCGCATCCACACCGGCTACAAGCCCAACGTGTGCAAGTGA